A window of Loxodonta africana isolate mLoxAfr1 chromosome 3, mLoxAfr1.hap2, whole genome shotgun sequence genomic DNA:
CCTCCTGTCAAGCAGCCTAGATGTTTGTGTTGTTAGATTGTGTCTTTCTCATTTTAGGATTCtgcttgctgttgttattaggtgccatgggctcagttctggctcatagcaaccctatgtactatacagaacaaaacactgcccactcccacacatttctcacaattgttgctattgtttgagcccattgttgtggtaaccatgtcaatccatctcactgagtgtcttccacttttttgctgatcttctactttaccaagcattatgtacttctgcagggactggtccctcctgacaacatgtccaaagtacgtgagacaaagtcttgccatccttgcttctaaggagcattccggctgtaggCCTTTCAAGGTAGATttgttcttcttctggcagtccatggtatattcaatattatttcccaacactgtaatttaaacacaccaattcttcttcagtcttctgttttcattgtccagctttctcatgcacatgAGGCCATTGAGATtaacatggcttgagtcaggcacaccttagtcctgcaAGTGGCACCTTTCCTTTTTAAGACTTcaaacactaataactgaagaccagatgagttgtggaaggacatcataattgaagagagcaaaaggtaattaaaatgaCAGGcacaaaagaaaagaccaaaacttgctcttgactcttaaacttgctcttaaatTTAGAGTGGCTAAAtcaaatggaagaaacaataaagTCAAAGAGCTGGACAAAACATTCCAAAGGGAAGCTCGAGATGACCAAGTATaatagtataatgaaatgtgcacagacctggagttagaaaaccaaaagggaagaacaggattgacatttctcaggctgaaggaaCTAAAGAAAGAATTCAGTCCTCAACTTGCAATAtcgaagaattctatgggcataatattgaacgatgcaggaaccataagaagaagatggaagatatacacagagtcactgtacaaaaagaattggttgatgttgaactatttcaggaggtagcatatgatcaagaactgatactattgaaggaagaagtccaaggtaccctgaggcattggtgaaaaacaaggctctaggaattgagggaataccagttgagatgtttcaacaaatgtatccaatgctggaagtactcatctttgccaagaaattgggaagacagctacctgaccaatcgagtggaagatatccatatttgtgcccattccaaagaaaggtgacataacagaatgtggaaattatcaaatgatatgattaacatcacacacaagtaaaattttgctgaagataattaaaaaaaccattgcaggagtacatcgacaaggaattgccagaaattcaagctggatacagaagagaacgtggaaccagggatatcattgtctATGTAGCatagatcttgactgaaagcaaagaatactagaaagacttttaccttcttttattattattattattgacaaTGCAAACACATTCAAATAAATGTGTGGATCCTAAGAAATCacggataacactgggaagaatgggaattccagaacacttaattgtgcttttgtggaactgtacatagaccaagagacttTTGTTCGAATACAATGAGGGAATACTTGATGGTTTAAAAtctgaaaaggtgtgtgtcagaattgtatcctttcaccatacctgttcaatctgtgtgctgatcatttaatctgagaaggtgactttatgaagaagaatgcagcatcaggattggaagaagacgaATTAATAATCAGCaatgtacagatgacacaaccttgcttgctggaagtgaagagggctGAAACAcctacagatgaagatcaaagactacagcactcagtatggattacacctcaacataaagaaaatgaaaattttcacATTGGGTcgaaaacaacatcatgataagtggagaaaagattgaagttgtcaaggatttcatttacttggaaccacaatcaacatccatggaagcagcagtcaagaaatcaaatgatgtatttcattggagaaatctgctgcaaaagatcttttaaaattgttaaaaagtAGAGATGTCAAGATCCTGCTTTGAACACACTAAAAaaattgttgcttttttttctccagttttttcAAGGCTCATGcatttcctccttcctcccattCTTGAGCTTTGGGCAAAAAAAAATATGCTGCATATCACCTGGGTGCCCTgttagtgcagtgattaagcactcagctgctaaccaaaagttggcagtttgaacacaccagcttccccacaggagaaagacatggcagtcagcttctattaagttttcagccttggaaattctatgtggcagttctgtcttataggatcacaatgagtggaaatcaactcaccTGCAATGGGTATATATCAACTTATGAGAATAATATTTCAATCTTCAAATAACTGGAAGAAAAGGAAATCTCATTTCATAATAGCTGTTAAGCTTAAGGTTTCAGCCAGTACATTGTAGGTTGACATCACGTCCTGAGTTTGGGTCCTGTTTTGATTCTGTCACCTGTTGGATACTGCCTATGTGGTCAGAGAGCAAGTGACCTCAAATACCAGGGAAAGCACATGGTTTTAATTCAGGTGAAAGATTTCAAGAGGCAAGTAATAGAATTTGCTGACCCTTCAGGATGCCTTGTCCTGCCCTACTCAGAGATCATATCACCCAAAAACAGTGGTCATATAAGGTCAGCTCCAAGTTCTGGCAGCCAAAATTCAAAACCTGTTTTTACCTCCTTGCAGAGTACCATGTACTTTGTATCTGCAACTTCACTTTTCTTTTACCTTTACACGAGGTCATGGATAAAATGTGAGATAATAGGAGCACCTTATTCATATGTCCACTGTGAGAATAAAAACAGTTAATATAGTAAATCCTGAAAACTATGTCTGCCAATAATCAGAGATCAGTAGGTTTTAGTGTTGGTAATGATAGCGGTTTATAATAATTATGATGTTTATTACTATGCTTTCAGATAATACTattaattaaaacaataataacaagggacgtcttagtcatctagtgctgttataagagAAATAgcacacgtggatggcttcagcagacagaagtttattctctcacagtctagtaggctagaagtccaaattgggggcatcagctccagggtaaggctttctcttactgttggctctggagggagtcccttgtcatcaatctttttctggactaggagcttctcagtgcagaaaccccagatacaaaggatgtgcttttctcatggctcttgcttcttggtagtatgaggtccccacatctctctcttcatttctctcttttatatctcaaaagagactggcttaagacaatctaattttgtagatctcatcaacataactgctgctgatccatctcattaacatcataatgataggatatttgcaatacatgggaaaatcacatcagataacaaaatggtggacattcacataatactgggaatcatggcatagccaaattgagacatgttttggggggacacaattcaatccatgacaaggaatAAGAACCTGAAAGATGGAACATTTAAATAGAAATAAGAATATAAAGGATAGATTTTGAGGAACACCTGAAAATGAAAAAGCTTAGTTGAGTCATGGGATTGAACTCctggccagctccctcagcaGAGCATGGTGAGCCAGGTCGCCATCTCCTCTTGAGgtacatcaaatctgttcttcccTGAATATGAATTTATTATACATGGGCCACAATGGTTGATGCTCTAGAACAGTGAACCTCAAAGTGTGATCCCCAGACCAGCAACAGTAGCATTTGAGAAATGGTTAGAAAGAAAAATTTTAGAGCcttagaccccaaattctgaatTCAATACTCTGAGGGTGGGGCTTAACAAGTTCTTCAGCTGATTCTGATGAAAAGAggcatttgagaaccactgctctaaaaaCATAGATGTAGAGTTTGTTTTTATGctagtttgaaggcttaggaaaatTCTCAAGGAAAAagccatgtattttttttctactttatggCTGTTAGTTGGCACAACGTGAAAAAATAGTAGATATACAATAAACACAAAGATACTACCTATTTGCTCAGAGAGTAAAGGATCTTTAAAACCAGGGAGAGCACTTGTGTCTTTATTCAGGTGAAAGATTTTTGGAAGATGTGGTgatggaagagagagaagaatagAGAGAAAACAGGAGGGAGGAAGGTAGTATTCACTTAGTTTCACAATATAGATGCTAGAATTTCTCTGAAATACACAATTCTTGTAAATCTGTTATATGTTCTATCACTTCTATCATCAGACTCATCAACAACATGGCATCAGAAAACCAAACTGGTGTAACATCATTCTTCCTCCAGGGGCTCTCAGAGGATTCAGAACTGCAGCCCCTCCTCTTTGGACTATTCCTCACCCTGTACTTTGTCACTGTGTTGGGCAACCTGCTCATTATCCTGGCCATCAGCTCAGACTctcacctccacacccccatgtacttcttcctctccaagTTGTCCTTCACTGACATCTGTTTCGGCACCACCACAGTCCCCAAGATGCTGGTGAACATCCAGACACAAAGCAAGTCCATCAGTTACACAGGCTGCCTCACCCAGGTTTGCTTTGTTCTGATGTTTGCAGGTGTAGAAAATTTTCTCCTTGcagcaatggcctatgaccgctatgtggccatctgccatCCACTGAGGTACACAGTCATCATGAACTCCTACCTCTGTGGCCTGCTGATTCTCCTCTCCTTGTTTATTAGTTTGGTGGATGCCCTGCTACACAGTCTGATGGTGCTCCATCTGTCCTTCTGTGCAGACCTGGAAATCCCTCACTTCTTCTGCGAACTTGCTCAGGTCATCAAACTTGCCTGCTCCAATACCCTCATCAATGACATCCTGGTATATTTAATAACTAGCATATTGGATAGTGTTCCTCTCCTTGGGATTATTTTCTCTTACATTAAAATTGTCTCTTCCATTCTGAGAATGCCATCAGCTGGGAGAATGTATAAAGCTTTCTccacctgtgggtctcacctGTCAGTGGTTTTCTTATTCTATGGAACAGCTTTTGGAGTCTACATTAGTTCTGCAGTTACTCATTCTTCCAAAAACTTAGCAGTAGCCTCAGTGATGTACACTGTGGTCCCTCCAATGATGAACCCCtttatctacagcctgaggaacagagACATGCAGGGGGCCTTGCAGAAACTCTTCTGGAGAACATCTTCTTTTTCTTAGTTGTATCATCTGCCTTAGGCTTGTGCTTCTATAATAAGTCAAAGTGAAAGAATACTTGGTGAATCAGAATGTTAGAATCTTCCagtaacaagttttttttttacattgtgataatatttttattattaattttaaataatttttacatatgtgtgtgcatatttaCTTGCACACTTCTGTCGTCAGAATTTTTACTTTGATAATTTAGTACATTAAAATGtcaatttattgtttttatttttggcagatatatatttaacaaaacGTTTGCTGTTTATACATTTTTTAGTTGTACctttcagtgacatttattacattcttcatgttattcaaccatcaccactatccattttcacagttttttcatcacccttaactcagtgtcccctaagcaatgagtctccatttcttttttcatccttaatggccctggtaaccactaataaacttcggaGTTTATACACTTgcttattctaggtatttcatataagtggagctgacatttcactcagcataatgttttcaaggttcatctatgttgtagtatgtattaggactttatttctctttatggctgagtagtatttcatagtatgtatgatattttgtgtatccattcatcagttgatggacatttagccTGTTTCCACCTTATAGGTATTATGAATAGTGCAGCAACGAgcattggtatacaagtatctgtgtttctgctttcaaatcttttgctaCAACCATCGTATACCACAGTGAATAACAGTATTTCAATATGGAATCTAAATTTGCTCTCCTCTAGCTTTGTGATATTTGATTGGTTGCATACTATGACTGGTTTCCCTCAAGGTCACCAGATGGCTGCATCACTTACAGGCATCATATCCCAGAAAGTTGACTATGActtcatgttttttgttttttaataaagagGTGGTGTTTCTAATGAGTCATTAAGAATACATCATTTCATTGCTTAGACACCTGAATTAGGATGTACAAGCCCCTTATTAAACTATTCTTTTGTGAGGAGAATGGGATTATTATGAGTGCATTTGACCAATCATCTAGAAAAGCTGTCCTCCAACCTTAATGAGTATAAGAACTGGAGAACTTGTTAAATAACAGATTCCTTAGCCTATTCTAAGAGATTTGGGCTCAGTAGTGTGAGGGGAGCCCACTGGGTACAGGAAGTATTCAATAAAATTAGACTAGTATCATTGTATTCCTTATCTTGTCCTGTATTCTTTGTTATTAAAACCTTTTGCTTTCACACGTTTTATAAGACTTGCTTTAGCAGTTATCATTGCTTACCTTAATTTAAGTATGTATCAGCATTCTAAGTGAATATAGCAATATAATCTAATACATAATTATTAGACATTCAAGCTAAGGTGAATTATCTTTTCTTGACAGTTGATTTCCTATGATTCCTTTTCACTGATTACTTGCTAGCAATGACtgacttcttccttttttccttgagtcaccctttctgtttcttattctttttcagaTGAAATACAGACATTAAATGTGTTTGAATAAAGCAAATAGAATCACTGCAGTTTTAGAAGGGGTCTGCCATGTATCGGAGGAGTCAATTGTGATACTACAGAGAAGCTAGGAGAAAGTTTGCTTTTATTGGGGATCATTATTACACTAAGGAGAGAATTCATGTTGAGAATGGATGACTTCCTGGAAAATTAAGTGAATGCCCAGAGAGCCCCCTGCTCTGCTCATCACTGAGTTCCATTATGTTCAGCACCACTTCTAGGGACAGCTCCCAAACTGGCATCCAAGGCCTCTGCTAGTGAGTGGTTCACCCAATGATGTCCTTAAATTACCTGCAgcattttgggcctttgttaaagcTGCAGGTTCCTGGACCTCATTCAAGGACTACTGTCTCTGAACTGTGGGGTAGGTCCCTAGGAAAAGTATTGTTAACAAGGTCTTTGTGAAATAATGATGAGCTCTACATTTTGAAACCATACTTTTAATGCTAGAAGATATGAAATATATTCGTTCAATTTTATTtgtgaaatatatgtaaaaatgtgTGTAATATATCTGAAGTTCTTATAGAATATTCACACAATAAAAACACATATACTCAGCACCTAAATTGGAAAATGGACATTTACAATCATCTTAGAATCCCCCTGTAGGGCCTCCCAGTCTAATCACCCTCTCTCTGTCCCAGAAGTAACCAGTATCTTGAatttcacatttattattttctttgctgTTCCTTATATTGGTTTGGACTCTATGAAATTGCCAGCATTTCACTGTTTTTGATCTACATAACCGTCATTTTCATGTGTTTCAACATATTAGTTTTACTGCCTCTATATGTATCCCTTTCTTCAACCTCATAAATGGCGTCTATGAAAAACTCACAGCTAATATTGTACTTAATGGACTGGGTGCTTTcctctaagatcaggaacaaaaaAGGATGTTCACTCTTTCTACTTCTATTCCATTTGTGGTGAAGGTTTGAGTTAGTgcaaatatggaaaaaataataagaagaaaagaaaataaatacaagttacccaaactggaaaggaagaactaaaactatgtttgcagatgacatgagagATGACCTACAGAAAATTCTAAAGAATCCATCAAAAAAACTATTTGGACTAATAAACATGCTCAGCAAGATTGCAGGATACACAATCACTAtgtaaaaatcagttgtatttctatatcCTTGAAATGAACAACCGAGAAACAAAATTAAGGGAAAAATTCAATTCAtaaaagcatcaaaaagaataaaatacttagaaataaattaataaaagaagTGAAAGACATATATTGAAAAGtgaaaacattgttgaaatgaattTAAGATGGtctaaataattagaaaaaaatctatGTTCCTGAGttggaaaacttaacattgttaAAATGGCAATATTCTCCAAAGTGATCTGCAGATGAAACATAATCCCTATCAGAATACCAGATTATTTCTTTATACaaattgacaaactgattctaaatttATGCGGAATTACAGGGGACCCAAAACAGCCAAaagaatcttgaaaaagaagaacaaagtaggaaaacTCACATTTTCAACACAAAACTTACCACAAATGCAACAGTAATTAAGATAGTATGGTACTGGcacaaggatagacatatagatcaatggatgAAAATTGGGAGCCTGGAAAAAACCTGGTCAGTACATTTCAACAAATGTGCCAAGATTCATCCAACGAGGATATAATAATCTTTTTGACAAATGGTACTAGGACAAATGTGTAGCCACATGCAAAAGCATAAAGTAGGATTCTTACCtcaaatgacattaaaaaaaaagaagaagaaaaagaacccaaagtggatcaaagacctaaatgtaagaactaaaactgtaaaatgcttagaaaacataggggtaaatcttGACCTAGGATTTGGCAaagaattcttagatatgacaccaaaagtacatgcatcaaaagaaaaaaaaaaagataaattggatttAAAATGCTTTACTTCAAAGGATACCATCaaagaagtgaaaagacaacacatagagaaaaaatttgcaaattgtatgtgttcatatatttttattcaagctaaaaagacaaatgactaattaaaaaatgaacaatgcTCTTGAATAGACACTTCTACAAAGAAGAAAtgcacaggaaaagatgctcagcatcattagtcatcagggaaatgcaaaccaaaacttcGATGTGATGCCACTTCAAATCCACTAGGATATAGTCTATTCGGAAAccctagtagcatagtggttaagagctacaactgctaaccaaaaggttggcagttcgaatccaccaggtgctccctggaaaccctatggggcagttctactctgtcctatagggttgctatgagtcggaatcaactcgatggcaatgggctttttttatagtctgtatttaaaaaaaagaaaatatgcacaagaattggcaaagatgtggagaaatcagaactcTTGTACATTGTGGATGGGAAAGTGAAATGGTGCAGcaattttggaaaatattctggtagttcctcaaatcattaaacatagaattaccacatgaccagtaatttcactcctaggtatttgtGGGCCAAGATTTTCAGGGGTTTGGCAGTCGTAAGATGTTATGATCACCTCCgtggtgggatctgctgtgagtagccaatcagttggaagggagtttccttgggtgtgtggcctgcattgaatataagtggacattctggcaaggctcatgagATTTTTGCTCCTGCTGGATCCTTCAGCTGCTTCTGTTCGtctgacccctggttcttgggacttgagctagcagcttacctgcagccttgcctgctgatcttggaattcattggtATTTGCAGCCTGTCAACAATAACCCTGCcccctgacctgccaatcttgggt
This region includes:
- the LOC135227193 gene encoding putative gustatory receptor clone PTE03; the encoded protein is MASENQTGVTSFFLQGLSEDSELQPLLFGLFLTLYFVTVLGNLLIILAISSDSHLHTPMYFFLSKLSFTDICFGTTTVPKMLVNIQTQSKSISYTGCLTQVCFVLMFAGVENFLLAAMAYDRYVAICHPLRYTVIMNSYLCGLLILLSLFISLVDALLHSLMVLHLSFCADLEIPHFFCELAQVIKLACSNTLINDILVYLITSILDSVPLLGIIFSYIKIVSSILRMPSAGRMYKAFSTCGSHLSVVFLFYGTAFGVYISSAVTHSSKNLAVASVMYTVVPPMMNPFIYSLRNRDMQGALQKLFWRTSSFS